The DNA region AGGCCGGCAGCGGCGCGGTGACGCTCGGCGTCCCGACTTCGCCAGGCATTCCCCAGGCCGCTGCCGCACTCACGCTCACCGCCCGGTACAACGACCTGGCGTCGGTCGAGGACGTGGTGCGCCGCGCCAGGGGGCAGATCGCCGCCATCCTCGTCGAGCCAATCGCCGGCAACATGGGCGTGGTGCCGCCGATGCCGGGCTTCCTCGAGGGGCTGCGGGCGATCTGCGATCGCACCGGCGCGCTGCTGGTGTTCGACGAGGTGATCAGCGGCTTCCGCGCCTCGGCCGGCGGCGCGCAGCACCTGCTCGGCGTGACGCCCGACCTCACCTGCCTCGGCAAGATCATCGGCGGCGGCCTGCCCGTCGGGGCGTATGGCGGCCGTGAGGACCTGATGCGCATGGTGGCGCCCGACGGGCCCGTCTACCAGGCAGGAACGCTCTCGGGAAACCCGATGGCGATGACGGCCGGCCTCTGGGCGCTGTCCAGGCTCGACGACAAGTTGTACGCGAAGCTCGAGCGCCTCGGCAGCATGCTGGCCGAGGGCCTGTCGGATGCCGCGCAGCGCGCCGACGTCGCGATCAGCCTGAACCGCGTCGGGTCGTTGCTCACCGTGTTCTTCACCGACCGTCCCGTCATGAACTACGACGACGCGAAGCTGTCGGACACGAAGGCCTACGGCACGTTCTTCCAGGCGATGCTCGCGCAGGGCGTCTACCTGCCGCCGTCGCAGTTCGAGGCGTGGTTCCTGTCCGGCGCGCACACCCGCGGCGACGTGGACGACACCATCCGCGCGGCGCGCAAGGCCTTCAAGGCGGTGGCGCGCGCGGCGCGCGGCTGACCGACGCGGGCACGACGTGCGTGCGTTCTACTGCGACCACTTCGTGCTGCCGCTGCCCGAGGGGCATCGCTTCCCCATGGACAAGTACGCGCGCCTCCGGGCCCGCGTGCTGCAGGA from Luteitalea sp. TBR-22 includes:
- the hemL gene encoding glutamate-1-semialdehyde 2,1-aminomutase, with the protein product MPRTRSTENDRSARLFARARQAMPGGVNSPVRAFKAVGGTPRFIRSGKGAYVKDEDGRRYLDYVMSWGPLIHGHAPKGLLTALADAARHGTSFGAPTRLEIEMAEAVRARVPSMQLVRFTSSGTEAAMSVLRVARAATGRDAVVKFAGCYHGHADGFLVEAGSGAVTLGVPTSPGIPQAAAALTLTARYNDLASVEDVVRRARGQIAAILVEPIAGNMGVVPPMPGFLEGLRAICDRTGALLVFDEVISGFRASAGGAQHLLGVTPDLTCLGKIIGGGLPVGAYGGREDLMRMVAPDGPVYQAGTLSGNPMAMTAGLWALSRLDDKLYAKLERLGSMLAEGLSDAAQRADVAISLNRVGSLLTVFFTDRPVMNYDDAKLSDTKAYGTFFQAMLAQGVYLPPSQFEAWFLSGAHTRGDVDDTIRAARKAFKAVARAARG